A segment of the Luteolibacter sp. Y139 genome:
CACCCCACACATAACGCGTCCCTACGAAGCCACGCATCGATGCCAAATAGCGCTCTGTCAGCCTGCCACGATCCAGTTCCCGTCCCGGCATCACAAACGGCAACGCCACCAGCAAAGGAAGACACAGCAACGCGAGCCGCCACTTCTTCCGATCCCACGCCAGCATCAGCAAGCCCACCCACACCGCCACCACCATCACCGGCAAGCCATAGCGCAGCCAACCATTGTGCAGCGGCTGCCAAAGCAAGTAAGCCGCCAAGGCACCGGCATAAAGAACCAGCCTGCTGGAGAACTTCCGTGACATCCCGGCAGCATCATATGGGCACGCCAGCTCGCTCCAGACTCATCCGAAGCTTCACCGAGAATTCACCGCGGCTCCATTCAGGCCCCAGCCGGGATGGTGTTTCAAATCGCTGGCTTGATCCACGCGGGATTCGTGGCAGTCTTCTCTTGTGAATCCCCGACTTCAGATCAGCCCAACGGTTTGTCACGGCAAGCCCGTGATCAGGGGCACACGTGTCCTCGTGTCGACCATTCTGGGCGCTCTAAGCGGCGGCGATTCCATTGAGGTGGTCCTTGAAGACTACCCTTCGATCACTGCAGAAGACATCGCTGCTGCTCTTGAGTTTGCCAGCCGGCTCTCTGACTATCAGATGTCGGGCTACGAAGCAGTCGCATGAGGTTTCTCCTCGACGAGAATTTTCCGAAAGCGGCTGCGAGCTTTCTGGAAGAAGCGGGCCACGAGGTTTTCGACTTTCGGGGAACTGCCGAGGAAGGAATCGAAGATTCGTCGGTCTTCGTCAAAGCTCAGGCCTACGGCGCGGTACTGCTGACAACTGACCGCGACTTCTTCCACACCATTCCCCACCTGTTCGATACGCATGCTGGAGTCGTGGTGATCGCCCTCAGGCAGCCGAACCGGAACGCAATATTATCCCGATTGAAGTGGCTGCTTGCACGGATCGAAGAAGGTTCGTTCGAGAACCGGTGCTTCCAACTCCGCGACTCCACGTGGATCGCGTTTCCTCCCTTGCCCTGAGTTGCTCAATCCAAGGAACCGCTCCCGTCACCTCACCACCTTCGACTCATCCGTCGCCGGATCCCAAATCTTCACAAATCCATTCTGCGGCGACGACGCCTGCCGAACGAGACCACTGGCGGACAAAGCCGACCGCGTCTTGATCGAGTAGCCGCAGCTTTGCAGCGACTGCGCGGTCCAGACGTTGCAAATACGAGGGAAGTAGTAGGAGTAATTCTTCGGGCAGCGGATCAGGCGGCCATTTCCCCAGCTTGAAGGAGCGATCGTTTCCGGAGTGCCATCCGCTCGCTTCGCTGCGCAGCCATTGAGGAAGGCCGCAAGCGCCGGCCCCGCCGAGCGAGGGACATCCGCAATCAAGACCTTCTGATGATGGCAGACCTGCTCCACCTTCCAATCGAAGGGAATGATCTCCATCACCGACGGCGATGGCGTACAAAGCGCGCGAAAGACCTGATAAGGATTCAACCAGCGCTCCTGCACGTAAGCGGTCTCCTCACCCCAGCTCATGTTGACCCACTTGTGATCGCCGGTCTCATGCGGCTTCACATAGCCGCTCTCCACGAGCCACTTCAGATCGAAAACCAGGCCCGTGTGAAGGTTATCGGAGAGCAGGTAGATCGGCACCGTGTCCGCCGAAGCGGCGACCGGCATCGAACGCGTTTCGACACGCTGCCGCGAAACCTCCGGCACCGGCAAATGCAGGGTGCAGGACGCCAGCAAAATCACCGGCAGCAGCGAGACGAAACGAAACAACGACATGGCGGGCGCGGCATAGCCTCCCCGGCCGCCCGGATCAAGG
Coding sequences within it:
- a CDS encoding DUF2459 domain-containing protein, with the translated sequence MSLFRFVSLLPVILLASCTLHLPVPEVSRQRVETRSMPVAASADTVPIYLLSDNLHTGLVFDLKWLVESGYVKPHETGDHKWVNMSWGEETAYVQERWLNPYQVFRALCTPSPSVMEIIPFDWKVEQVCHHQKVLIADVPRSAGPALAAFLNGCAAKRADGTPETIAPSSWGNGRLIRCPKNYSYYFPRICNVWTAQSLQSCGYSIKTRSALSASGLVRQASSPQNGFVKIWDPATDESKVVR
- a CDS encoding DUF5615 family PIN-like protein, whose translation is MRFLLDENFPKAAASFLEEAGHEVFDFRGTAEEGIEDSSVFVKAQAYGAVLLTTDRDFFHTIPHLFDTHAGVVVIALRQPNRNAILSRLKWLLARIEEGSFENRCFQLRDSTWIAFPPLP
- a CDS encoding DUF433 domain-containing protein — translated: MNPRLQISPTVCHGKPVIRGTRVLVSTILGALSGGDSIEVVLEDYPSITAEDIAAALEFASRLSDYQMSGYEAVA